The Algoriphagus sanaruensis genome window below encodes:
- a CDS encoding CoA-binding protein, giving the protein MEVVKSGTKKTLLVGATENPSRYAFLAAQMLHERGFDFVPIGIKKGKVFGKEILNLRDKPNLKDIHTITLYIGPENQLEWIDYLISLHPSRIIFNPGTENPQFYAQAKEAGIEVLPACNLVMLSTGQF; this is encoded by the coding sequence ATGGAAGTCGTTAAATCAGGCACCAAAAAAACGTTATTGGTGGGAGCGACTGAAAATCCATCCCGATATGCTTTTCTTGCCGCACAGATGCTTCATGAAAGAGGTTTTGATTTTGTCCCTATCGGCATCAAAAAAGGGAAAGTTTTTGGGAAAGAAATATTAAATCTGAGGGATAAACCTAACCTCAAGGATATTCACACCATCACCCTTTACATCGGCCCAGAAAATCAACTGGAATGGATTGATTATCTCATCAGCTTGCATCCATCCCGTATTATTTTTAATCCAGGAACCGAAAATCCCCAGTTTTACGCTCAAGCAAAAGAAGCAGGAATTGAGGTATTACCAGCCTGTAACTTAGTTATGTTGAGTACGGGTCAATTTTGA
- the gyrB gene encoding DNA topoisomerase (ATP-hydrolyzing) subunit B, protein MIEDQTKNPAEYGAGNIQVLEGLEAVRKRPAMYIGDVGIKGLHHLIWEVVDNSIDEALAGHCDTIYVTVHEDNSITVEDNGRGIPTDMHPKEKKSALEVVLTVLHAGGKFDKDTYKVSGGLHGVGVSCVNALSTDLKATVHRNGVITEQEFKIGVPQYPAREIGKTEKRGTIIHFKPDGSIFTITEYKYETIANRLREMAYLNAGIRIFLSDLRDLDEEGKPKSDEFFSEGGLVEFVQYLDETREKIIEEPIYIESLNQEVPVQVAMNYNSSYTENVVSYVNTINTYEGGTHVTGFRRALTRTLKAYADKSGMLDKLKIEVSGDDFREGLTAVISVKVAEPQFEGQTKTKLGNSDVVGFVDSAVSEVLQTWLEEHPREAKTIVGKVILAAQARHAARKAREMVQRKNVLGGGGLPGKLADCANSDPTVCELYLVEGDSAGGSAKQGRDRDFQAILPLKGKILNVEKAHEHKIYDNDEIKNILTALGVKFGTVNDDKELDLAGLRYHKIIIMTDADIDGSHIRTLILTLFFRYMRPLIERGYVYIALPPLYLLKRGKDERYCWTEEERKLLIADMAKDGKEDSVNIQRYKGLGEMNPEQLWATTMDPSTRTLKQVTIDSAAEADHLFSMLMGDEVAPRRDFIERNAKYAKIDT, encoded by the coding sequence ATGATTGAAGACCAAACCAAGAATCCAGCTGAATATGGAGCTGGGAATATCCAGGTATTAGAAGGATTAGAGGCGGTTAGAAAGCGACCTGCCATGTATATCGGAGATGTAGGAATTAAAGGTCTCCATCACTTAATCTGGGAAGTAGTTGACAATTCAATTGACGAAGCGCTAGCGGGTCATTGTGATACCATTTACGTCACTGTTCATGAGGATAATTCGATCACTGTCGAGGATAATGGTCGAGGAATTCCTACCGATATGCACCCAAAGGAAAAGAAATCAGCGCTAGAAGTTGTTTTGACCGTACTACACGCAGGTGGAAAATTCGATAAGGATACTTACAAAGTTTCCGGTGGTCTTCATGGTGTTGGTGTTTCTTGCGTCAATGCACTTTCCACCGATCTGAAAGCTACTGTTCATCGAAATGGAGTCATTACCGAGCAGGAATTCAAAATTGGTGTACCGCAATATCCAGCTAGGGAAATAGGTAAAACAGAAAAGAGAGGAACCATTATCCATTTCAAGCCTGACGGCAGCATTTTTACAATAACCGAGTATAAATATGAAACCATCGCGAATCGCCTTCGCGAAATGGCCTACCTAAATGCTGGAATTCGGATTTTCTTAAGCGATTTAAGAGATCTTGACGAAGAAGGAAAACCAAAGTCTGACGAGTTTTTCTCCGAAGGTGGATTAGTGGAGTTTGTCCAATACTTAGACGAAACCAGAGAGAAAATCATTGAAGAACCAATCTACATTGAATCCCTAAATCAGGAGGTTCCTGTGCAGGTAGCTATGAATTACAATAGCTCTTACACTGAAAATGTGGTTTCGTATGTCAACACCATCAATACTTATGAGGGTGGGACTCACGTGACTGGATTCAGAAGAGCTCTAACTAGAACTCTGAAAGCCTATGCTGATAAATCAGGGATGCTGGACAAGCTTAAGATCGAGGTTTCCGGTGATGACTTTCGAGAAGGGTTGACCGCAGTTATTTCGGTAAAAGTTGCCGAGCCTCAATTTGAAGGTCAAACTAAAACTAAATTGGGAAACTCGGACGTAGTTGGCTTTGTCGATTCCGCAGTTTCCGAAGTTTTACAAACTTGGCTTGAAGAGCATCCTCGTGAGGCAAAAACCATAGTTGGTAAAGTTATTTTGGCCGCTCAGGCTAGACACGCAGCTCGAAAAGCTAGAGAAATGGTTCAGCGGAAAAATGTCCTTGGTGGTGGAGGACTTCCAGGAAAGTTAGCTGACTGCGCAAACTCTGATCCTACAGTGTGTGAATTGTATTTAGTGGAAGGGGATTCGGCTGGTGGATCTGCTAAGCAAGGTCGAGATCGTGACTTCCAAGCGATTCTGCCATTGAAAGGGAAAATCTTGAATGTCGAAAAAGCCCACGAGCACAAGATTTACGATAATGATGAAATAAAAAATATCCTTACTGCCCTCGGAGTAAAATTTGGGACGGTAAACGATGATAAAGAATTGGATCTAGCAGGTCTTCGTTATCATAAAATCATCATCATGACGGATGCTGATATTGACGGATCACATATTCGTACCTTGATTTTGACGCTTTTCTTCCGATACATGCGGCCTTTGATCGAAAGAGGATATGTTTACATTGCCCTTCCTCCTTTGTATTTATTGAAAAGAGGTAAAGACGAGCGATACTGCTGGACTGAAGAAGAGCGAAAGTTACTCATTGCGGATATGGCCAAAGATGGGAAAGAAGATAGTGTGAACATACAACGATATAAAGGTCTTGGTGAGATGAACCCGGAGCAGCTTTGGGCTACAACCATGGATCCTAGCACTCGGACACTTAAGCAGGTAACCATTGATTCTGCAGCAGAAGCAGATCACTTATTTAGCATGCTGATGGGGGATGAGGTGGCTCCTCGACGAGACTTCATCGAACGAAATGCCAAATACGCCAAGATTGATACTTGA
- a CDS encoding Brp/Blh family beta-carotene 15,15'-dioxygenase, protein MKDIENVGKLIGICICSLFILIPEIHQGLEFGIFGLILITIGIPHGAIDHLITNNKSSSKKFLHFLFNYLGMIILYIIFWIITPKLAFIIFIIMSSYHFGQTHFFEEIITYRSWLKFILSGAYFLALILFGNFQETREIIAPIFDLSINKESQIFILTILAVIYLLFQFSMRPIFPTRKIIEFLLLSFCLYNSPLLISFIVYFGFWHALPSMKIEYEYLSKSLNIKKITTFIKLLIPFSIISLVGIGMVLVFGMKYFETEKLIFIFFILVSLISFPHIIYMDRFLRNTNQN, encoded by the coding sequence ATGAAAGACATTGAGAACGTAGGTAAGTTGATAGGAATTTGTATTTGTTCTCTATTCATTTTAATTCCTGAAATCCATCAAGGTCTAGAATTTGGCATTTTTGGATTAATATTAATAACGATCGGAATACCTCATGGAGCAATTGATCACTTAATTACAAATAACAAAAGCTCATCTAAAAAATTTCTACACTTTTTATTTAATTATTTGGGAATGATCATCTTATATATCATATTTTGGATAATCACTCCAAAATTAGCTTTTATCATTTTTATAATTATGTCTTCCTATCACTTTGGACAAACTCATTTTTTTGAAGAAATAATAACATATCGATCATGGCTAAAATTTATCCTTTCAGGTGCTTATTTTTTAGCTTTGATTCTATTTGGAAATTTCCAAGAAACGAGAGAGATTATCGCTCCTATTTTTGATCTTTCCATAAATAAGGAATCACAAATTTTTATCCTTACAATTTTAGCAGTAATTTATTTACTTTTTCAATTTTCAATGAGACCTATATTCCCGACAAGAAAAATCATCGAATTTCTTTTACTCAGCTTTTGCCTATATAACAGCCCTCTTTTGATAAGTTTTATAGTCTATTTCGGATTTTGGCATGCTTTACCCAGCATGAAAATAGAGTATGAATACCTTTCTAAAAGTTTGAATATCAAAAAAATCACCACATTTATAAAATTGTTAATTCCATTCTCAATAATTAGTCTAGTAGGCATCGGTATGGTTTTAGTATTTGGAATGAAATATTTTGAAACTGAAAAATTAATTTTTATCTTTTTTATATTAGTTTCATTAATCTCATTTCCACATATAATATATATGGATAGGTTTTTAAGGAATACAAATCAAAATTGA
- the ppk1 gene encoding polyphosphate kinase 1: MKLAVGDKYESVIQKSDLVSRDLSWVKFNERVLDQSKKAHRTIFEKLKFLAITASNLDEFFMIRVGSLYNYLDYDKERVDYSGLREEPFKEKLMKDCQRFHLDQHDHFTQVILPELHQEGISLVNVSKLTAEEQEKVKQYFMKAIYPMLTPMVYDGYRTFPILMNKLLVFGVVTTSPGERKDMRKMSFVQIPANIPRFFEIERENSLTLIPIEEVIRENLISLFRNVEIESVSLFRITRNGDFTLEESEDMDANFLEEVKRKLMERKTGRVVKIEIEEGYSKWMLNSLLERWNLRTDSVFLVKRSSMIDFTGLWQIVGNKRFRDRLPQVPDPVKPISYSEEGRAEIFDILKEKDILLHHPYNNIDSILDLIEKAAEDPDVMAIKMTIYRLAKDSRITRALLRAAENGKHVSVLFEVKARFDEENNIREAKRLQKAGCFVIYGISNLKTHTKLLLIVKKDDQEITRYVHLGSGNYNEDTARLYTDIGLLTTNETLANDVSEFFNVITGHSVPSDYQNLITAPRDMRNQLIEFIEQEADNARNGLPSGIFIKVNSLEDSEIIYALYRASQSGVKIKLIVRGICCLRPGRQGLSENIEVISIVGDFLEHSRIYHFHNNGNTRTYSGSADMMVRSFDKRLESLFKVESPLLEKQLMNILAFNLKDNFNAYVMQEDGSYLAKSPAEGESVFNVHQEFFNLDLETVQSVKLVE, translated from the coding sequence ATGAAACTGGCCGTGGGAGATAAATACGAATCAGTCATCCAAAAGAGTGATTTAGTCAGTAGAGATTTAAGTTGGGTAAAATTTAACGAGCGGGTTTTAGATCAATCAAAAAAGGCCCATCGCACCATTTTTGAGAAACTTAAGTTTTTGGCAATCACAGCTTCCAATTTGGATGAGTTTTTTATGATTCGGGTGGGCTCGTTGTACAATTATTTGGATTACGATAAGGAGCGGGTCGACTATTCTGGATTACGTGAAGAGCCATTTAAAGAAAAGCTGATGAAGGATTGTCAGCGATTTCATTTGGATCAGCATGATCATTTTACCCAAGTCATTCTGCCTGAATTGCATCAGGAAGGGATTTCCTTGGTCAATGTTTCGAAACTGACTGCGGAAGAGCAGGAGAAGGTGAAGCAATATTTTATGAAGGCGATTTATCCCATGTTGACTCCAATGGTCTATGATGGATATCGAACCTTTCCTATTTTGATGAACAAGCTTTTGGTCTTTGGTGTGGTCACCACAAGTCCCGGCGAAAGAAAGGACATGCGAAAAATGAGCTTTGTTCAGATCCCTGCAAATATTCCACGCTTTTTTGAAATCGAACGGGAAAATTCATTGACTCTCATTCCCATCGAAGAGGTGATTCGAGAGAATCTTATTTCGCTTTTTAGAAATGTAGAAATCGAATCTGTTAGTCTATTTAGAATCACTCGAAATGGTGATTTTACACTTGAGGAAAGTGAGGATATGGACGCGAACTTCCTAGAAGAAGTGAAGCGAAAGCTGATGGAAAGGAAGACAGGTCGCGTAGTTAAAATTGAAATAGAAGAGGGATATTCCAAATGGATGCTCAATTCCCTTTTGGAACGGTGGAACCTCAGAACTGATTCTGTTTTTTTGGTAAAAAGATCAAGTATGATCGATTTTACTGGGTTATGGCAGATCGTTGGTAACAAACGATTTAGAGATCGATTGCCACAGGTGCCTGATCCAGTTAAACCAATATCTTATTCGGAAGAGGGTAGAGCAGAAATCTTCGATATTCTTAAGGAGAAGGACATATTACTTCACCATCCTTACAATAACATCGATTCCATTTTGGATTTGATTGAGAAAGCCGCCGAAGATCCCGATGTGATGGCGATCAAAATGACCATCTATCGCTTGGCAAAGGATAGTAGAATTACCCGTGCACTTTTGAGAGCCGCTGAAAATGGAAAGCACGTATCTGTGTTATTTGAGGTTAAAGCCCGATTCGATGAAGAAAATAATATTCGGGAAGCCAAAAGACTTCAAAAAGCAGGTTGCTTTGTGATTTATGGAATTTCTAACCTTAAAACGCATACCAAGCTTCTTCTCATTGTTAAAAAGGATGATCAGGAAATCACCCGATATGTGCATTTGGGTTCAGGAAATTACAACGAGGATACAGCCCGACTTTATACGGATATCGGTTTGTTGACAACCAATGAGACTTTGGCTAACGACGTTTCGGAATTCTTCAATGTTATCACAGGCCATTCAGTGCCTAGTGATTATCAAAATCTGATTACTGCTCCTCGCGATATGCGCAACCAACTGATTGAGTTTATAGAGCAGGAGGCAGATAATGCTCGAAATGGTCTTCCTTCCGGGATATTTATCAAGGTTAATTCCTTAGAAGATTCAGAGATTATTTATGCCTTGTATCGAGCCTCTCAGTCTGGGGTAAAAATCAAATTGATCGTTAGAGGAATTTGTTGTTTAAGACCAGGCAGACAAGGTCTGAGTGAGAATATTGAAGTCATTTCCATTGTTGGAGATTTTCTAGAGCATAGTCGAATCTACCATTTCCATAACAACGGAAATACACGGACTTATTCAGGCAGTGCCGATATGATGGTAAGAAGTTTTGATAAGCGACTAGAGTCTTTATTTAAGGTCGAATCTCCACTTTTGGAAAAGCAATTGATGAATATATTGGCGTTTAACTTGAAAGATAACTTCAATGCCTATGTCATGCAGGAGGATGGAAGTTACCTTGCCAAATCCCCAGCCGAGGGTGAGTCAGTATTTAATGTGCATCAAGAGTTCTTCAATTTGGATTTAGAAACTGTTCAGTCTGTTAAGTTGGTAGAATAA
- a CDS encoding 1-acyl-sn-glycerol-3-phosphate acyltransferase → MSKKFIDIEKAIGSKNPKLLKWMPGFLLNYIKRVTHEAWLNEVLEKHLEKKGLSFADALIDEFEVEVKLIGGENIPKTGGVILASNHPLGGMDGIAFIHAVGKIRPDIRFLVNDLLMTFDNFEPIFVPVNKHGRNSKEANLKIEEAYSNGHAVLIFPAGLVSRKQSGIIKDLEWKKSFVTKARKYQLDIIPCHIGGRNSEFFYNLANFRKKIGLKANLEMFWLVDEMYQQRKKKIEIRIGKPISYRQFDQPKLDASWAESIKEEVYNLGNLHA, encoded by the coding sequence ATGTCAAAGAAATTTATCGATATCGAAAAAGCCATTGGCAGCAAGAATCCCAAGCTTTTGAAATGGATGCCAGGTTTTTTATTGAATTACATCAAGCGGGTTACTCATGAGGCTTGGCTTAATGAGGTATTGGAAAAGCATTTGGAAAAAAAGGGATTGTCTTTTGCCGATGCGCTTATTGATGAATTTGAAGTTGAAGTAAAGCTCATTGGAGGCGAAAATATTCCAAAAACAGGCGGAGTTATTTTGGCCTCTAATCATCCTTTAGGAGGAATGGACGGGATTGCTTTTATCCATGCAGTTGGAAAAATCCGGCCAGACATCCGATTTCTCGTGAATGACCTCCTCATGACCTTTGATAATTTTGAGCCGATCTTCGTTCCTGTCAATAAGCACGGAAGAAATTCGAAGGAAGCCAATCTTAAAATCGAAGAGGCTTATTCCAATGGGCATGCGGTTTTGATTTTTCCAGCAGGTCTAGTTTCAAGAAAGCAAAGCGGAATTATTAAAGATTTGGAATGGAAAAAAAGCTTTGTTACCAAAGCCAGAAAATACCAGCTCGATATTATCCCTTGCCATATTGGTGGTAGGAATTCTGAGTTTTTTTATAATCTTGCCAACTTCAGAAAAAAGATAGGACTTAAGGCAAATCTAGAAATGTTTTGGCTAGTGGATGAGATGTACCAACAGCGAAAGAAAAAAATCGAAATCAGAATTGGAAAGCCCATATCCTATCGACAATTTGACCAACCCAAACTCGATGCTTCTTGGGCAGAGTCCATCAAAGAAGAAGTATATAACTTAGGAAATTTGCATGCATAA
- a CDS encoding SDR family NAD(P)-dependent oxidoreductase yields the protein MNIVLTGSTSGIGWETLKALMPLADRVFLPVRNISKAEKLTQHLFQKEKIVLIPMDLSLMSEVKKGAMEILEQCKEIHILINNAGGIFPSGKKTSEGLDLTFATNHLGHFLLTRELMPALIRGQAKIIHVSSMAHQIATDPSQDLGLLKSSNTGSAYGKAKLYNILFSNELKNRFASKGISSYSLHPGAVRTSFGSETSLWAKLIIEVSKVFFISPKSGAQTSIFLATTPKNQLKNGGYYIRKKSKPTSSLAKNQKLASALWEYSEDVLKNLGLI from the coding sequence ATGAATATTGTACTTACCGGAAGTACCTCAGGAATAGGTTGGGAAACACTCAAAGCCCTCATGCCCTTGGCAGATCGGGTATTTCTTCCCGTCAGAAACATTTCAAAAGCTGAAAAATTGACCCAGCACCTTTTTCAAAAAGAAAAAATTGTGTTGATCCCCATGGATCTCAGTTTGATGTCGGAAGTGAAAAAGGGTGCAATGGAGATTTTGGAACAGTGTAAGGAAATCCATATATTGATCAACAATGCCGGAGGAATTTTCCCTTCAGGAAAGAAGACTTCGGAAGGTTTAGATCTCACGTTTGCCACAAATCATCTTGGTCATTTTTTATTGACCCGAGAACTCATGCCTGCCTTGATTCGTGGACAGGCAAAAATCATCCATGTCAGTTCTATGGCTCATCAAATTGCCACTGATCCAAGTCAGGACTTAGGCCTTTTGAAAAGCAGTAATACTGGTTCTGCATACGGAAAAGCTAAATTGTATAATATTCTGTTTTCCAATGAATTAAAAAATAGATTTGCAAGCAAAGGAATAAGCTCTTATTCCTTACATCCGGGAGCTGTTCGAACTTCATTTGGATCCGAAACTTCCCTCTGGGCGAAGCTAATTATTGAGGTGAGCAAGGTGTTTTTTATCAGTCCAAAATCAGGTGCACAAACCAGCATTTTCCTTGCAACAACCCCAAAAAATCAATTGAAAAACGGGGGATATTACATTCGAAAAAAATCGAAGCCTACCAGTTCTTTGGCTAAAAATCAGAAACTCGCATCCGCACTTTGGGAATACAGCGAAGATGTGTTGAAAAATCTAGGGCTTATTTAA
- a CDS encoding bacteriorhodopsin: MNFTLTSELVGLDRIINSDPIAITFFIGYMAMFASSVFFFMERGSVDGKWKLSLLVSGLITGIAAVHYYYMRDFYLQTGASPTAFRYVDWTLTVPLMCVEFYLLTKPFGAKGGTLFKLIVASLVMLVTGYIGETSGVESNMMWGIFSTLGYLYIVYEVFAGDVAKLSKDSNSPALGRAMFLLKIFITLGWSIYPIGYMVLPGNLLSGAFEVSSIDLFYNLADAINKIGFGLVIYSVAVAESSKK, from the coding sequence ATGAATTTCACCCTAACATCGGAGCTAGTAGGACTAGACCGAATCATCAACAGCGATCCCATCGCTATCACCTTCTTTATTGGCTACATGGCCATGTTTGCTTCTTCAGTCTTCTTTTTCATGGAAAGAGGTTCTGTAGATGGTAAGTGGAAATTATCCCTCTTGGTCTCTGGACTAATCACAGGGATTGCCGCAGTTCACTATTATTACATGAGAGACTTCTACCTTCAAACTGGGGCTAGTCCAACTGCATTTAGATATGTAGACTGGACCTTAACAGTACCTTTGATGTGTGTTGAATTCTACCTCCTGACTAAGCCTTTTGGAGCTAAAGGAGGAACCCTATTTAAGTTAATTGTTGCTTCATTAGTGATGTTGGTAACAGGGTACATTGGAGAAACTTCTGGAGTCGAAAGCAATATGATGTGGGGTATATTTTCAACCCTCGGCTACCTTTATATTGTTTATGAGGTGTTTGCCGGCGATGTTGCAAAACTTTCTAAAGATTCAAATAGTCCAGCATTGGGTCGAGCAATGTTCTTACTTAAAATCTTTATTACTCTAGGTTGGTCTATTTATCCAATAGGCTACATGGTATTGCCAGGTAACCTACTATCAGGCGCTTTTGAAGTAAGTTCAATTGATCTGTTTTATAACCTTGCAGACGCAATTAACAAAATCGGATTTGGGCTAGTGATTTATTCAGTAGCTGTAGCTGAATCTTCAAAGAAATAA
- a CDS encoding GNAT family N-acetyltransferase, protein MHKVVDIIPPVSRELIKKELTPERFLRYTNNGNNLVYLVNHHNAPNTVREIGRLRELTFRAAGGGTGMELDLDENDTCERCYDQLITWNQEDEEIVAGYRVILCKNAVLDSGELNLSTTHLFDFSEKFIQEYIPYTLELGRSFVQPQYQPSLDNRKGIFSLDNLWDGLGAVVLLNPDVKHLFGKVTMYPHFNREGRDLLLYFMNHYFPDQEQLVRPKPELALTYETDILSKPNPFENLDYKEGYKLLNGKIRSLGENIPPLINTYMNLSPTMKTFGTALNDEFGEVEETGIMITLADIYESKKHRHMDTFDRDRVYGSR, encoded by the coding sequence ATGCATAAGGTCGTAGACATCATTCCGCCTGTATCTCGTGAACTGATCAAAAAAGAGTTGACACCTGAGCGTTTTCTCCGATATACCAATAACGGAAACAACCTTGTCTATTTGGTCAATCATCACAATGCTCCTAATACAGTTCGTGAAATCGGAAGACTTCGTGAATTGACTTTTCGCGCTGCAGGAGGTGGAACGGGAATGGAGCTTGATTTAGATGAAAATGACACTTGCGAAAGATGTTACGATCAATTAATTACCTGGAACCAAGAGGATGAAGAAATTGTCGCTGGGTATCGGGTTATTTTATGTAAAAATGCAGTTTTGGACAGTGGTGAGTTGAATCTATCCACCACCCATTTGTTTGATTTTTCAGAAAAATTCATTCAAGAATATATCCCGTACACCTTAGAACTTGGGAGGTCATTTGTTCAGCCTCAATATCAGCCGAGCTTAGATAATCGGAAGGGTATTTTCAGTCTCGATAACCTTTGGGACGGTTTGGGAGCGGTTGTGTTACTTAATCCTGATGTCAAACACTTGTTCGGAAAAGTAACGATGTATCCCCATTTCAACCGAGAGGGTCGGGATCTTTTGCTCTATTTTATGAATCATTATTTCCCAGATCAGGAGCAGTTGGTTAGACCTAAACCCGAATTAGCATTAACCTATGAAACGGATATTCTTTCAAAGCCGAATCCATTTGAAAATTTGGATTACAAAGAGGGCTATAAATTGCTGAATGGGAAAATCCGTTCCTTGGGGGAAAATATTCCTCCTTTGATCAATACCTATATGAATTTATCTCCAACCATGAAGACTTTTGGGACTGCCTTGAATGACGAGTTTGGAGAAGTGGAGGAAACGGGGATTATGATCACCTTGGCGGATATTTACGAAAGCAAAAAACATCGTCACATGGATACCTTTGATCGAGATCGGGTCTATGGAAGTCGTTAA
- a CDS encoding lycopene cyclase family protein, whose protein sequence is METYDFVFVGAGCAGLSMIHYLLKSKMKNAKILILEPNPEIPNKTWCYWSEVPFDIHPPENIISWDSFNFISKDKKLKKSLGKLKYYYLKSSDFFSSILNEISKAKNITKLEEKVNQITSEGLYNKVETSSGNQFLAKTIFDSRIEEPLSPTILKQVFLGWKIKTTNSCFDTDGVTLMNFIESKNKFDFFYILPFSETEALVEYTAYSKESINYDILETKLLEYLKSNFQISSYEISYSEFGSIPMTTTLSQKQINPSIIKIGTGAGWIKASTGYGFSSIQKKCKSIIDQLEKGKMIQISRSTRFDFYDNILLNIAHKWPQKLQSIFMNLFETSSAQDVLQFLSEETTIKEEIQILQKVKFRPFIKSLLNYERH, encoded by the coding sequence ATGGAAACCTACGATTTCGTTTTTGTTGGAGCAGGATGTGCTGGATTAAGCATGATTCATTATTTACTTAAGAGTAAAATGAAAAATGCAAAAATTCTAATCCTAGAACCTAACCCTGAAATCCCAAATAAAACTTGGTGTTATTGGAGTGAGGTTCCATTTGATATTCACCCCCCTGAAAATATTATTTCATGGGATTCATTTAATTTCATTTCAAAAGATAAGAAGCTTAAGAAATCATTAGGAAAGCTCAAATATTATTATCTTAAATCTTCAGATTTCTTTTCTTCAATTCTAAATGAAATATCTAAGGCAAAAAACATCACAAAATTAGAGGAAAAAGTAAATCAAATTACATCAGAAGGACTCTATAATAAAGTCGAAACCTCTAGTGGAAATCAATTTTTAGCCAAAACTATATTTGATTCACGTATTGAAGAACCATTATCCCCAACGATACTTAAACAGGTATTTCTAGGGTGGAAAATAAAGACCACAAACTCATGTTTTGATACAGATGGAGTAACACTTATGAACTTTATTGAATCAAAAAATAAGTTCGATTTTTTTTATATTTTACCATTTTCTGAAACAGAAGCCCTTGTCGAATACACCGCATATTCGAAAGAATCTATCAATTACGATATCCTTGAAACCAAGCTTTTAGAATATCTTAAATCGAATTTCCAAATATCAAGTTATGAAATAAGTTACTCTGAATTTGGTTCAATCCCAATGACCACGACCTTAAGTCAAAAACAAATTAATCCTTCAATAATTAAGATAGGTACTGGTGCAGGATGGATAAAAGCTTCAACTGGATATGGATTTTCGTCAATTCAAAAAAAATGTAAATCGATCATTGATCAATTGGAAAAGGGAAAAATGATCCAAATTTCCCGTTCAACTCGTTTTGATTTTTATGATAATATTCTTTTAAACATAGCTCATAAATGGCCTCAAAAACTCCAATCAATATTCATGAATCTTTTTGAAACATCTTCTGCGCAAGATGTCCTTCAATTTTTAAGTGAAGAAACTACTATCAAGGAGGAGATTCAGATCCTTCAAAAAGTAAAATTCAGACCCTTCATAAAGAGTTTATTGAATTATGAAAGACATTGA
- a CDS encoding class I SAM-dependent methyltransferase, with translation MNETILSLCPGPWSDYELIDTGGFEKLERFGKFILSRPEPQAIWDKSLPESEWRKLAHAHFAKEKNNPEKGHWQQLKSMPHNWQIGYENAEGLSIKLNLAQTSFKHIGLFPEQAVNWDYLYRKLKEFPGAKPKVLNLFGYTGAASIAARAAGAEVSHLDSVKQVVTWTKHNMESSNLDGIRWIVDDAMKFIKREARRGNSYQAIILDPPAYGRGPEGEKWILEEQINDMLKTCKEILDPKNHLLLLNMYSLSFSSIIAANLIQSNFGPVKNAEHGELYLQEKQGKKLPLGIFFRFSSF, from the coding sequence ATGAATGAAACTATCCTATCTCTTTGTCCAGGACCATGGAGCGATTATGAACTAATCGACACCGGAGGATTTGAAAAACTAGAGCGTTTTGGCAAGTTTATCCTGAGTCGTCCCGAGCCACAAGCTATTTGGGATAAAAGTCTTCCAGAGTCCGAATGGCGGAAATTAGCGCATGCTCATTTTGCTAAAGAGAAAAATAACCCTGAAAAAGGTCACTGGCAGCAACTTAAATCCATGCCTCACAACTGGCAAATCGGCTATGAAAACGCAGAAGGGCTAAGCATAAAATTGAATCTTGCTCAGACATCTTTCAAGCACATCGGTCTTTTTCCAGAGCAAGCTGTCAATTGGGATTACCTCTATCGAAAATTGAAAGAATTCCCAGGTGCAAAACCAAAAGTGCTTAACCTTTTTGGGTATACAGGAGCTGCTAGTATTGCTGCAAGGGCAGCCGGAGCCGAGGTATCGCATCTCGATTCGGTCAAGCAAGTGGTGACTTGGACAAAACACAATATGGAATCGTCCAATTTGGATGGCATCCGCTGGATTGTGGATGATGCAATGAAATTTATCAAAAGGGAAGCCCGGCGAGGAAATAGTTATCAAGCCATCATTTTAGATCCCCCAGCTTATGGGCGAGGTCCTGAAGGAGAAAAGTGGATTCTGGAAGAGCAGATCAATGACATGCTCAAAACTTGCAAGGAAATCCTTGACCCTAAAAATCACCTTTTGCTCTTGAATATGTATTCGTTGAGCTTTTCCTCGATTATTGCTGCAAACTTGATCCAGTCCAATTTTGGACCGGTGAAAAATGCTGAGCATGGAGAATTGTATCTTCAGGAAAAACAAGGAAAAAAGCTTCCACTTGGTATTTTCTTCCGATTCTCAAGTTTTTGA